The DNA sequence GTGCAAAAACTAACACAAAGAAAGCCCACCAGGCCGAGAAAAGGACATGCCCAACACTCCAGGGCCCGAAAAAGAAGTTTGCAAAAACTAAGTTTTACATTTTAAATGCTTGTAGTTGTGCACTTGTTTAGAGAAACAGCGCACTTCCTTGGAGTGTAGACTTCTGCATTATAAAAAGTACAATTCAGATGAAAATTGAGATGAGTATGTTTCGGaacattaattattaattattcttttttgataaaagaatgtgaataaaatttaCCATCAAATTGCTTGTTGTTGTTGACGTCTGTTACATTTGTTGGTTGGGCTAGTTTAGTTGGTGGAATGGTACATGTGACTCCTCACCTGTCCACATGGCATTGCGAATGCAGACATTTCTACCTTCTGAATTCACGGCACTTGTGCCATAAACCTGTTACATAAAGTTTATTATTGCTAGTTTTTACTTTACCTTGCCAAATAAGGTAAGGTGGattatgattgatttattttcttaaggATTTTTTTCTTGACAAATGAACTTTACCTTCTTGTACAGTTCCATATTTTGCAGATGGATGATATTACCCTGCATGGAACAAAGAAGACGAAAAACGTATGATGAGTGAACTAACTCTTAGTACGTAGTAATGTGTGAGACAAAATAACGATTGattaattatgtatttttggAAAGACCTTTTGATTTAGGTCTTCTATTTCATCGGTCAATATTTGTTCCTGCAAGAGTTTAGATGAATGATATTTGTCAAACTTCTACTAAATGAAAACAATGACACCAGGAAATAAGATAATACATAAATAAAAGCATTAATTTCAGCGAACCTTTTTCATTCGAATTTCTTGTAGACTCATTTCTAATTGACTTTCTAGACCCTTTAGTTCTTTGACACTTAAACCACAAAGTTGTTCTCCCATGAATTGCCTGTCATATCACAATGCGGGACGATAAGTCGATGAGCAGTGTTTGGAGTCCTACCACAAATCAATGTATAGTATACATTGTTTTTAAGTGGCTCACATCCACCCTAGCTAAACCCTAAATAATTAGATATTAAATTAGGACATTGTAAGAATTCTGTATATGAAGCATTTTATGACAGTATTATCCATGAGATGATAACATTAGGTGCAGCCATCGTTATTTGTGTGTGCTTGTGtgcaatttcaaaaaaaattgttgaattcTAACTAACTGAAGGAGAAAGATAGTACCGATGATTCTCTCTCAAGTTCTGTAGTTCTTGCCTTAAGCTGGCTACCTCCCTTTGCCAAAACTAGCAAGTACACAATAACAAAACAGTAAAATGCATGCATCATTTGAGAAGTGCATCAGATAAAGTCCCTTTGACAATATGTCAGAAACTTGTGATTATTTAAGTACATTATAAACTTTGGTTTATCAAAGAAAAGTAGTTTCTTGCAATTTGTATACAGTTTGGTTTAGTTCAACATACATATTCTAGAAGTACTTCTGAGTCAAGACAAACGAACTATCTTATAATGGAGTTACGCAAGTTCATCATTCCAACATCAGAACTTATATTTTGTTTGGAAGATAACATGTACAGTTCTCATCCTTGGAAGCTGAAAAACATcctatatatgtttatataataAAAGATGGAAGAGTAATTTAAACTTATTCTTTGTACAGTTCTCACCAAACTCAAAAATATCTTGTGTTTCTATATATGTGAGTTAGGAAACGCAAGttactacacacacacacacacacacacacacacacatgtaacTAATTAACATGCTTGATCAGTGCCAAGGAAGTCGTATGCATGTTTAGTTTTGTCTGATGGTTGTGTGAAGCAATCTTTTCTTATGACTAGAACTGGTAGCCTTCAGAAATTATGACTAAGCACGCATAACTCCATTAAAGAATAGTTCGTTTGACTTGACAAAGCAGGACCACAGAATATTATTGTaacaattttttgttcttaatttgTAGCAATATTACAAGCAGCTGTCTGGAGTTGGAAACTTTTATTCCAAAACCTAACAATTACTTGAGTACGTATGAGTAACTGAATGCCTAGGTATAAGTTTTATGCCTAGACGGTGTAAGAAAAAGACGAATTAGTTTGGTTAAATACTTGTAAACGACATGAAATGGTTTATTGTGCATTGCACTTAGGTTGAAGCAGATACACAGATGTAAACATATTTTAGGGTTTCGGATTTCTATGTACAGAGTTTAGTCATGAAATCCATGTGTATCCTACCATCATGCCTTCATGAACCCTGATATCTATTTTAAACTCAAATAGCGTGGgaagaaagaagacgaaatccaaCTCTTGGAGTATATTGTTAATGCAGAGAAAAATTAGCATGACTATTAATAAACTCCAATGTAATTAACATTTCATATGATATGCTGGAATATATGGTTAATGCAGAGAAAAATTAGCAAAAGGCAGATGGAGAAGACCTTCACTTCTGAAGCTGGGTTACGAAGTTGCTGATGTCCCTCCTTTGATCTGTTGTATCTCTCTATCACTGAATTCAAGCTGGTGGAAATAAGGACATAACACAGTGATCATGGTGATTCATGACGAGGACCTTAAAAATGGAAAACTGAACATTGACATTGATTTCTATATCactacattatatatatatatatgtttcaggGTAACAGATATTAAGGGATATGAATGTTGGCAATTAAGAAGTAGAGGATTATCCACAGAACCACATGTAGTTCTAGTCTTTTGATCTATTTGGAAACCCTACCTGTAGGTATCCAGTTGTAACGAAATTGGTTACTATGAATCCCAAGTTTTCATTTTCCGTGTTTTCCCTTTTCAGGGCCAACATCTTAATTAGATCTGTTTGataactttttagtttttaattttcactttttgtgCCTTAGATTTAAAGAAGGTGTAGGGGAAGTATGGGGTGGTAGGAGGAAGGAGATGAAATCaagaataatgaaataaaacaaaatcttagaagaaaacaacttcaaatagtATTTTTGTTGTGCATAGTTTTTATTTCATGGatattttcttgtaaatatttcttctacttttctccaatcatcattcctccacaatGCATGTCCTTCATTTCTCCCCTAGATTTCCTCTATCTCAagcataaaaaatgaaaactcaaaactcaaaataaataattatcaaacaagcAATTATTTTTGCTCATTACTAAATGTGATCCACAATAGTTTCAGGCCGGTTcgttttaaaatgttttgagaagcgaaaatatttcacataattaattaaattagttttcCATTTGGTTTGGTAGAATTAACTAAAAGTGTTCTCTTTGTTATAGGTTGTTTTCTAAGAAAGCGCTTCCAAGGACATTGACAAGATGTATATAAATTCAGGGATTGTTTGAAAATCAGCTCATttatagtttttaattttcacttttGTGTTAGAGATAATTGAGATATGCATGACAGAAATGGGGAAAAAAGAGAAGAATGAGGATGAGAGATGCAGAAGAAATGTACTAGAAAAGAGACAAAATGAAAATCTAAAATCATTTGAAGTTGTTTTCactttcaagattttgttttcattttgttcCCTCCCTCTAACCATCTTTCCTCATTCCTCCTTTTtactatataatttttttttgtatctcaagcacaaaaaataagaattaagaacaaaaaataaaataattatcaaacagaCTCTTagagttttaattaaattgaagGTCAACTACATTTGGCATTGCTGTTGACAAAAACAGACCAAAAGTCACAATATGATTGATCACTTGGATGTCATATGACCAACATATAAGAACTTactaaatgaaa is a window from the Pyrus communis chromosome 16, drPyrComm1.1, whole genome shotgun sequence genome containing:
- the LOC137719427 gene encoding MADS-box transcription factor 23-like, coding for MGRGKIVIRKIDNSTSRQVTFSKRRKGLIKKAKELAILCDAEVGLVIFSSTEKLYEFASNSLNSVIERYNRSKEGHQQLRNPASEVKFWQREVASLRQELQNLRENHRQFMGEQLCGLSVKELKGLESQLEMSLQEIRMKKEQILTDEIEDLNQKGNIIHLQNMELYKKVYGTSAVNSEGRNVCIRNAMWTGEESHVPFHQLN